A single genomic interval of Anopheles marshallii chromosome 2, idAnoMarsDA_429_01, whole genome shotgun sequence harbors:
- the LOC128719170 gene encoding protein embryonic gonad, producing the protein MNQQCKVCGEPAAGFHFGAFTCEGCKSFFGRTYNNLSSISECKNNGECVINKKNRTACKACRLRKCLVVGMSKSGSRYGRRSNWFKIHCLLQEQQQQQQQQKACHNNNNNNNNNNNNATINNISNENSSNSTSSPGLSISNGFLPSSFISNLCNNNNNNNNNNNNNNNNNNNSSVNNNNNNNSIHKNNNTIKKSLKRASTPSDSGASSADLDEGGGGGGCGDGSSSYKEQLVGSGIMENGFKTPDHVEVNLSKLPLKISRTPPSSSLQALAETYRPALLDRMSPYLPAVSFRTDGSPFFPVAFSFPPVSLSMLSSGHAGVQLCKRDEQSEPIDLSMKSSKSSSRSSSESPRRIRDSSPLLPDPSEPNDQTASTAIANKTVPLDLSTFVRSNSLPG; encoded by the coding sequence TCCTTCTTCGGTCGAACGTACAACAACTTGTCATCGATATCGGAATGCAAAAACAACGGAGAATGTGTCATCAACAAGAAAAACCGAACTGCATGTAAGGCGTGCCGGTTGCGAAAGTGTCTAGTGGTCGGAATGTCCAAGAGTGGCTCTCGTTACGGCCGGCGTTCGAACTGGTTCAAAATTCATTGTTTGCTACaagagcaacagcaacaacagcagcaacaaaaggcttgtcacaacaacaacaacaacaacaacaataataataataatgctaCCATAAATAACATAAGCAACGAAAATAGTAGCAATAGTACCAGTTCTCCGGGGTTGTCGATCTCAAATGGCTTTCTTCCGAGTAGTTTTATATCGAACCtttgtaacaacaacaacaacaacaacaacaacaacaacaacaacaacaacaacaacaacaacagcagtgtgaacaataacaataataacaacagtatacacaaaaataataatacgatTAAAAAGAGCTTGAAGCGTGCAAGTACCCCTAGTGATTCGGGTGCATCGTCTGCCGACTTGGATGAGGGTGGAGGAGGTGGTGGATGTGGCGATGGAAGCAGTTCGTATAAGGAGCAACTTGTTGGCAGTGGAATTATGGAAAACGGATTTAAAACGCCAGACCACGTGGAGGTTAACTTGTCTAAGCTACCGTTAAAAATCTCCCGTACTCCACCTTCATCATCCCTCCAGGCACTCGCCGAGACGTATCGTCCTGCGCTACTGGACCGCATGTCACCATATTTACCTGCAGTATCGTTTCGAACCGATGGATCTCCCTTCTTTCCAGTGGCTTTTTCATTCCCACCCGTATCGCTGTCCATGCTTTCCTCCGGGCATGCCGGGGTTCAGCTATGTAAGCGGGACGAGCAGAGCGAACCCATTGACCTGTCCATGAAGTCTTCTAAGTCATCATCTAGATCCTCATCTGAATCTCCCCGACGAATACGCGATAGTTCACCACTACTGCCCGATCCCAGTGAACCGAACGACCAAACCGCATCGACGGCCATCGCTAACAAGACAGTTCCTCTCGATCTTTCAACGTTTGTGCGTAGCAATAGCCTACCAGGGTGA